AGTTTTGTAAAATGTGCTTTGGATTCTATTATTTGGACAAAACTAGGTCACAAGCTTCAAAGACTGCGTGATGCAAACTGATAACACAGCAAAGGCAAACACAGAAGCTACCTTCTGGGCACCCTGATAGTAGATCTTGTTGCATCCATAACTGTCTTTTAGATAGGCATTGACTCTCTCAACACTGCTACGTTGATTGTAGTGTATATCATCTGAATCATTATAGAGGTTCAGTGCACCCAATATCTTCTTTTCACTTTTTTCTAAAGCTATTTTTGCTTTGAGTTTTTTAGAGTTCTTTGGGTTAACATCAATAATGGGTCTGTGGTTATGAAGTTCGGAGTAGTTCTTTACAATCTTGTTATCATACGCAGCGTCAGCCAGATCATAGAGGTAGGTGACCTTTTGGCTACTCTGTTTAATCAGAGGCAGTGCCAATGAACTGTCATGTACTGTGGCAGAAGAGTATAGTGCTGTGATAGGGATATCACCATCTACTACTGAGAGATGAAGTTTACCTCCTATCCATCTGTGTCGGTTACCTTTGGAGTTCTGTTTGATACTGGTATTACACTCTGTTTTTATAAGCGAGAGCATCTCTTCTGTAGTATTCATCTTCTCTTGTTGTTGTAAAATGGAAGGTTTCTTAGCAGGAAGCTCTTCACCGTTTCTGGGACGTCCTTGTCTGCGTTTAGGTTTGATCTCCTTTTCCTGCTTGACAGATTTTTCTCTGAGTTCTACAGCGGTAGCATCCATACTGTGATAGAAGAATAGTGTCTCACTCAAATACTTCTCTATAAAAATATCGTGAGCTTTGGTTGCAATACGTTGTTGGCTGAACTCTTTAAAGACTCGGCTGAATTTAGATTCGCTTGGAATCTGATTATGATATCTCCACCCACATATGACTCTAAGTGTTCTATCGATCCTTAACCTCTCTATCAAATCACGTGTGGTCTGAAGATTATATACCTGTTTGGCAACAAAGGCACGTGCCATTTCCTCTCTGTCTTTGGGTGGATTGGTAATGGAGAATGTGGAGACATACTTTTCGATATGGGCAAAG
The window above is part of the Sulfurovum sp. TSL1 genome. Proteins encoded here:
- a CDS encoding transposase; protein product: MRKIIPSLSKMWLKVMNLEQSLFPRLEESMGKLSSKEAKLIKILDFAHIEKYVSTFSITNPPKDREEMARAFVAKQVYNLQTTRDLIERLRIDRTLRVICGWRYHNQIPSESKFSRVFKEFSQQRIATKAHDIFIEKYLSETLFFYHSMDATAVELREKSVKQEKEIKPKRRQGRPRNGEELPAKKPSILQQQEKMNTTEEMLSLIKTECNTSIKQNSKGNRHRWIGGKLHLSVVDGDIPITALYSSATVHDSSLALPLIKQSSQKVTYLYDLADAAYDNKIVKNYSELHNHRPIIDVNPKNSKKLKAKIALEKSEKKILGALNLYNDSDDIHYNQRSSVERVNAYLKDSYGCNKIYYQGAQKVASVFAFAVLSVCITQSLKLVT